The window AACCTCTTCCGGACGTTCATCAATCAAAAGGATGATCATGTATACTTCCGGATGATTGGCCGCGATAACATTCGCGACATCTTTGAGGAGCATTGTTTTACCGGTTTTCGGCTGAGCGACAATCAAACCACGTTGTCCTTTTCCGATAGGAGTGAACATATCCATGATTCGCGTGGAATAATTGGCGCGGTCACCGGTCAGGTTCAGTTTTTCCTGTGGGAAGAGTGGAGTAAGAAAATCGAAATGTACACGGTCACGGACAAAAGCCGGATCCTGCCCATTGATAAAATCAACTTTTGTCAGGGGGAAATATTTTTCTCCTTCACGGGGAGGACGAACAGATCCACGCACAGTATCACCGGTTTTCAGGCCGAAGAGTTTTATCTGTGATTGTGAAACATAAACATCATCAGGAGAAGTGAGGTAGTTGAAGTCGCTGGAGCGAAGAAATCCAAAACCGTCAGGCATGATTTCCAGTACACCTTCAGCAACAATTACACTGTCAAGTTCAGTAGGAGGTTCCGGTGTCGGCGCTGAATTTTGAATGTCTCTTCGCGGACGGAAATTGGAACGGTCATGATCGTTATTGCGGGGAACATAAGTTCTTTGCTCAGGTTCGTAGGTTCGTTCAGAAACAACCGGTGCTGGTGGAGGAGGTGCAGGTTCCTGGCGTGCAGGAGGAATTTTTACGCTGGGCTCCAGTTGAACGGGTGCTGATTTTACGATGGTTGTTTCACCGGTAAGAGGACTTACCCGTTTTCTTTTTGGACGACCACCGGCATCATCAGTATCTGCATTCGAAACAACAGGAGCAGCTTTAGCTTCCTTAGCTTCTTTATGTTCCCGAGGCTCTTTATGTTCTCTGGGCTCCTTGTGCTCTTTGTGTTCCTTTGGTTCTTTGGGTTCTTTTGGTTCACGAGCAGCCCTTGGCTCCTTGTGTTCTTTCACCTCAACTTTTTCGGTTTTGCCAAATTTGCCACCCAGTGCTTCCTTAATGGAATTACTTGCAGTAGGGTTTAATGCCTGTTGGTCCAGGATTTTGTAGATGAGTTCCTGTTTACGAAGTTCATCGTAATTCGGGATGTTCATCAAACGGGCAATTTCTTTTAACTCATTGACGAGTTTGTCATTCAATTCGAGAATGTCGTACATGAAAAGGGATGTTTGTTGGAAATGTCAGGAAGACATTATGGATTCTGTAAGGCTAACGGATTTCTGAAAAAACGCAGAAGATCACTAGGATAATTGAAACTTTAACTGATAAGTATTAGACCGTAAATTTGAGGGGAAAATACCAGAACGGATAATTAAAAAATCCGGATCGGAGGAGAATTTCACGACAAGTATAGACCTTTTTATTTATGTATACAAGATTATTTTGAAAAAAAACTAACATTTTCTTTAACAATAGTGCCAGGAATTGCCTGTTTACCGGTTTTTGTATTCATTAAAAACCCCGTTATTTGCGCAACATTTTAGCCATCCTATGATCCAACGTATCCAAAGCCTGTTCTTACTGGGTGTCATCGTCCTGTCGGTCCTTCTTTATTTTTTGCCGGTTTATGGCTTTTCAGAATTAGCCCAGGTTTCTGCTGATTCGGCACCTTCAGGTCCTATAAAGGATCTGACAATCGCCAACAACACCTTGCTCATGATCATCAATGGAGCCATTGCCGCATTCTCTTTGCTTGCAATTTTCCTTTATAAAAACCGGTCACTGCAAATGAGGATTTGTCGGCTGAATATTCTGCTTACCAGTGTATTGATGGTACTTCTGTATTTCGCGGCTGATACATTATCATCGGGGATGAACCAACAGATTCATTTTCGTTATGGAGCTTACCTTCCTTTTTTTGTTATTCTATTTCTCTTCCTGGCAAACTACAATATCCGGAAAGATGACGAATTGGTGCGTTCGGCTGACCGGCTGCGCTAGGAATCAATCGATCCGCGGAGTCCCAATTCCACGGCTTGCAGGTTCTGAATTTTACCTTTGTCAATTGAAAATTTCAGAAGTGTCCTGATTTTGTGAAAACCGTGTTTTCCTGCAGCCCCGGGATTCATGTGTAACAACTTGTATTTTGGATCCGGAATCACTTTCAGAATATGTGAATGTCCACAAATAAAAATGTCAGGTTGCAGGGTTTCAATTTTTTTTCTGGCCTTTGGAACAAAGGCGCCCGGATATCCGCCAATGTGAGTGATGAATATTTTCATTCCTTCACAATCAAAGAACAACTCTTCCGGATGCATGGATCGGAGATCCTGTCCGTCAATATTTCCATAGACTGCCCGCAATGGTTTCAACTTACCAAGCTTCTCTGAAACTTCCATGGATCCGATATCTCCTGCATGCCAAACTTCATCACATTCCATTACATGATCAATTATCCGCTGATCAAGATAAGCATGTGTGTCACTGAGCAGACAAATTTTTTTCATCAGGGAGATTAAGAACGTTTGTATTCCCAAAGGAATCCAATCAGTCCTTATATAATTTCTAATTGGGATTTTGCAATCCAGCCAACACTTCCATTCGCGGTTCGGATCTTTTGCCAGCCATTCATGGTTTCAAATACATCGACTTTTGCTCCTTCGTGCAAAATGAAAAGATCACTGCCTTTTTCATCCGGAGAACTCTTGATGTATGCTGAACTGGCCATGACTACTCCCTGTAAATCGAGATTATTCACCGCATGACTTTCACGCGCGATCAGGAAGGTGCCGCCGGCAAGAAAGAGAAAACCAAAAATCAGAATGAAGGATATTTTTTTGAGCATTACAGTTCTTGCAAAGATGTACAACATCGAAGATAGGAATGCCAGCCAGAGCAGGATTAAAAAAATTCCGGACCAGCTGTCAGCAGAAATCCATGTTGCTAATCCAAGCAGCCAACGTTTGTAAAAGATCTGAGGAAGGGGATCAATTTTGTCAACGACTCGCAGGGCAGCAATAGAAAGATTCACACGAATATCTTCGTCATCCGGACTCAGTTTTTTTGCCCTCTCGTAAAACAAGATAGCTTTTGCCAGACTATCACTTTTGAAATAGGCATTCCCAAGATTGAAATACAATTCAGTGGAAATATTTCCTGAGCGGACAAGTTCACCGTACAAATTGATCGCGGAAGTATAATCGCTTTTTTGATATGCAATATTTCCCTGGTGATAAACGTCCAATTCTTTACCAGCCGAAAAAGCAGGCGATACGATTGCCGTGATCCCGACCAGAAGGAAGAAAATGAAAAGTTTAGTTGAAATGCGCTTTTCCATTTAACTACGTATGGCTTGTTCTAATTTAGAAATCACTTCAATTCCTTTTTGGTAGATCACTTCATTGCTGTCACCGGTACTTCCCGCGAAACGTGCGAATTCACAACTGTCTATCGTTTCACTAAACTGACGGATCAGTTCAGGCTGAACATCGCGTGCAGCGAGAGCTTCGGATGCAGATTCTCTGGATAATCCCGAAACAGGAATTTGTAATTTATCACTCACAAAACCCCAGAGTGCCTTGAACATTTCGTCCAGGAATTTTTCTTTCTCGTTTGTTGCCAATAATTTCTTTGCCTGGCTCAGGCGTTTCAGAGCCACTCTGTTTGCACGCTGACTCTTGAGCAATGACTGATTGCTTTGCATCGCAAGATTTCTTCTTCTAACGAGTAACACCAATGCAAACAGAACAAACGGAGTTGATGCAAACGCATAGAAAACCGGCGAACCAAAGAGGGGAGTGGTACTTTGAATAAAGGCAGGATCATTGGTTTTGATAAAACGGATATCTTTTCCAAGAATCTGAAGATCCGATTTACTCACACCTGTCACTACACTACTACTAACACTTTCATCTCCTTTACCAACCTTGAGAATTAGTTCAGGTTTGGAGACTTCCTGGTATTGTTTCTTTTCAAGATCGAAAAATGAAAATGCAGGTATCGGAATTTTAAATTCGCCCGGATTTCTCGGGATAATCAGGTATTCGTAAGTCTTGCTTCCTGAAACACCGGCAGTAGTAGCAGTGATATTGGATGATTCTTTTGGATCATAGGATTCAAAATCCGGTGGGAAATCAATTTTTGGTGATTCCAATAATTTGATATTTCCCTTTCCACTGATTTTAATTTTTAAGGTGACAGGTTCGTGAGCTTTTGTTTCACTTTTATCCAGGCTCACTTCGTAATTCAGTTTACCTACAGCACCGTTAAAGGACGTCGGAGCATTGGCTGGTAGGTCTTTTACATTAATACGGATCGGATCGCTTTTTATCTGAACCTTCACATCCTGAAGATTGTTGTTAAAGAAGGGATTGTTGAAAAAAGGATCGCTGAAAAACTGATCGAATGGATCATTACTATGCGATTGACGTTTTACCTGAACGCGCGCAATGACTTCTCCTTCCATAGGATCCAGTTGAAGATTTCCGGAACGCTGAGGAAAAACAACGAGCTTTTTTACATCCGCGACTTTGTACGCGACTCCGTCAACATTTTCAGAGTGAAATTCCAGTTGCTGTGGCAATGCAATCTCCTGATTCCAGAATCCGCTCATCGCGGGGATTTTGTCGATGTTATAAGAAACCAGATTTACTTTGGTGTACAACTTATAGGTAACAACAATACCCTCACCGATATAGGGATTGGATTTATCCACGGTCGCTTTGAGAAACACATTTTTTCCACCGCTCATGGTACCATCAGAGCCTCCGCCTTGTTTGCCCTGGGCATTTCCACCTGAATTTTGTCCGGATCCTTTGGCGACGGTAATTGTTAGAGTATTGCTCAGCATTTTGTTATTATTTGCTGTAATCTCCGCGCTTCCGATTTTAAATGTTCCTTCTTTTATAGCCTGAAGAACATAAGTAATGGAAATTGTTTGTGAGAAACTACCATTGACAATTTGAACCTGAGAGGATTGGCTTGGTCCCGCCAGAACATTAAAGTCAGAGAATGAGGGAGCACGAAAATTACTTCCATTTCCGCTCAATGTAAATGTGATCTGGATCTGGTCGCCAACGTTCACAGTGTTGGACGAAACAGTTGCAGAAAATTTCTCTGCTTCCGCATTCACTTTTACGCTAACTAAAAGGAGAAAAAAGGAGAAAATCCAACCGATCCGAAATGCATCGGAAGTCAGCCGGAGATGCTGATTTCTGGCGGTTTGTTTTAAACTTAAAATCGTACTCATCACAATTTTATTCATTCTTTCCGGAAAACGATTTTCTTATTTCTTTCCATTCGGGTCCTGTGAGGACATACTGCTCACAAATGTACCCATGTTCTTCGAATTCTTTCTCAAATTTCATCCCGAGTTTTTTCAGAATGTGTGTGGATTTTACGTTGTCCCGGATTGCCCTTCCAACAATCCTTTTCAGGCCAAGACTCAAAAAACCATAATCCAGGATTGCAATGGAAGATTCAGTTGCATATCCTTTTCCCCAATATTTTTTTTTCAAACGGTATCCGATGTCAATTTCATTAATTTCCTCCAGAAATTTTAATCCGCACCAGCCAATATACTCTCCGGTTGAACTTTCAATCATGGTCATTCTGCCGACTTTGTATTTTTCATATTGATCATAAGAATGTATAAAATCCAGAACCTCTTGTAAATCCCGATAGCCTTTATTTCCGGTATACCTGACAACATCCGGATCTTCGTTGAGTTCAAACATAGATCTGGCATCTTTTTCAGTGATCTGACGAAGTAACAAGCGTTTTGTTTGAATGGGTTGGATCATAATCTGTAAGTTCAGATGATGTTTCGCAGATCATAATAGTGATTACCACTCCTTTTCAATACTAACTTTGACGGGTTGTTTTTTAGTTAGTTTTTTCTGAGTGTTTTTTTCGTCATTATTTAAAGCCTGCAAAATTTTCTCTGCATCTTCTTTTGAGATCTCCTTTTTCTTTTGCGCCTGGTTTTGCTCTTTCTTATTCATTTCCTGCTGCTGATCATCCTTCTTTTGATCCTGCTGGTCTTTTTTCTGATCCTGCTGGTCCTTTTTGTCTTTGTTTTGCTGATCCTTGTTTTGTTGATCTTTGTTCTGTTGTTGTTGTTGCTGCTGTTGTTGCAATCGGGCTTGCGCATAGGCGAGATTGTAACGTGTGTCGTTGTCTTTTGGATTTAATTTCAATGAGTTTTTATATGCTTTAATACTCTCCTCGTATTTCTGATCCTTGAGCAGTGAATTTCCCATATTGTGGTACAACATCGCCTTCTGATCCTCATTCAGCGATTTATCTCCTGCAATTGTTTCAAATTGTTTTTCCGCGTCTTCAAATTTGCCTTGTTTGTAAAGAGAATTACCAAGATTGTAATTTCCCGGAATGGATTTATTATTTGCGCCAAGTGACTTTTTATATGCTGATTCAGCCTCAGCGAATTTTTTCTCCTTGTATAATTGATTTCCGTCACGAATCAATTTTCTTTCAGATTGACCGGAAGTATACATGGACAGAAACATCAATAGAATGAATAATCCACCTTTGACAAGTGAATGACCTTCTGAACCAGAAATGAATTTGAGTTTTTTCATATCCCTTTTTTCAGATTTTCTTTTTTTTTCTTTTCCTCACCAAAAAGATTGAGGCGCTGGATCCATCGGCTTTTGACTGAACTCACCAGGATTTCCAGCAAGAAGAAGAGAATTCCCGCTCCCAGGAAGTATTGAAAACGATCTTCATAATCAGTAAATTGTTTTGTTCCAAAAGATTTCTTTTCCATTTTCCCAACCTGGCTCATGATCGTTTCCAATCCGTCATTTCCATTGGTCGCTCTCACATAACTTCCTTTTCCTTCGGATGCTATCTTTTCGAGCGTAATTTCATCCAATTTGGTCAAAACTGTATTGCCGTCATGATCTTTGAAGAAATCGACCTGGACTCCGTTGTTGTAAACCGGAATTGGCGCGCCATCGGGTGAACCGAAACCGATTGTATGGATAGTAATTCCTTCTTCAGCCGCTTTTTTAGCGGCGGCTTCCGGATCATCTTCATGATTTTCTCCGTCAGTAATAATGATCAGGGCTTTGTGCTTTTTATCATCACCGACAAAAGATTGTTGAGCAAGTTCAATGGCAGATCCAATGGATGTTCCCTGGGTTGGGATCATGTCGGTTTCAATTGTATTCAGGAATAATTTGGCAGCGGCGAAATCCGTTGTAATCGGCAATTGGACATAGGCCCTGCCTGCAAATACAATCAAACCAATGCGGTCATTTTCCAGTTTATCAATCAACCGACTGATGGCTTGTTTTGCTCTTTCGAGACGATTTGGTTTGATGTCTTCCGCACGCATACTGTTAGAGACATCCAGTGCAATGATGATGTCGACACCTTCTCGTTTTACTTCTTCCAGCCTTGTACCCATTTGTGGATTCGCCCAGGCAACGATCAGCATGGCAAGACCCATGAGGAAGAGTATGAGTTTTACCAGTGGTTTTGCTTTGGAGGTATTGCCACTCAATTCATTTACTAAAGCCTGTTCGCCGAATTTTCTGAAAGCACGTCGTTTCCAGGCTGCCATCCATAGAAAGAGTAGCAGGATCAAAGGAAGGATGACCAGCGCGTACAGATATTCAGGGTGTCCAAAACGAATCATATCAGGGTAGTGATCTCAGAATTGTGAAACGAAGCAATGCATCCAGACCAAGAAGTAACAATGCAAAGAAGGCAAGCGGGTAAAATTCTTCCGATTTATGACGAAATTCCAGAACATCAATCTTTGATTTTTCGAGCTTGTCAATGTCTGTATAAATTTCATTCAACTGTTTAGTGTTCGTTGCCCGGAAATATTTTCCTCCGGTTTCAGCCGCAATTTGTTTCAGTACTGGTTCGTCAATTTTCACTTCCATATTGGTGTATTGAATTCCAAATGGTCCGGGCAATGGATAC of the Bacteroidota bacterium genome contains:
- a CDS encoding DUF4293 domain-containing protein: MIQRIQSLFLLGVIVLSVLLYFLPVYGFSELAQVSADSAPSGPIKDLTIANNTLLMIINGAIAAFSLLAIFLYKNRSLQMRICRLNILLTSVLMVLLYFAADTLSSGMNQQIHFRYGAYLPFFVILFLFLANYNIRKDDELVRSADRLR
- a CDS encoding protein BatD, which codes for MNKIVMSTILSLKQTARNQHLRLTSDAFRIGWIFSFFLLLVSVKVNAEAEKFSATVSSNTVNVGDQIQITFTLSGNGSNFRAPSFSDFNVLAGPSQSSQVQIVNGSFSQTISITYVLQAIKEGTFKIGSAEITANNNKMLSNTLTITVAKGSGQNSGGNAQGKQGGGSDGTMSGGKNVFLKATVDKSNPYIGEGIVVTYKLYTKVNLVSYNIDKIPAMSGFWNQEIALPQQLEFHSENVDGVAYKVADVKKLVVFPQRSGNLQLDPMEGEVIARVQVKRQSHSNDPFDQFFSDPFFNNPFFNNNLQDVKVQIKSDPIRINVKDLPANAPTSFNGAVGKLNYEVSLDKSETKAHEPVTLKIKISGKGNIKLLESPKIDFPPDFESYDPKESSNITATTAGVSGSKTYEYLIIPRNPGEFKIPIPAFSFFDLEKKQYQEVSKPELILKVGKGDESVSSSVVTGVSKSDLQILGKDIRFIKTNDPAFIQSTTPLFGSPVFYAFASTPFVLFALVLLVRRRNLAMQSNQSLLKSQRANRVALKRLSQAKKLLATNEKEKFLDEMFKALWGFVSDKLQIPVSGLSRESASEALAARDVQPELIRQFSETIDSCEFARFAGSTGDSNEVIYQKGIEVISKLEQAIRS
- a CDS encoding tetratricopeptide repeat protein, whose protein sequence is MFLSMYTSGQSERKLIRDGNQLYKEKKFAEAESAYKKSLGANNKSIPGNYNLGNSLYKQGKFEDAEKQFETIAGDKSLNEDQKAMLYHNMGNSLLKDQKYEESIKAYKNSLKLNPKDNDTRYNLAYAQARLQQQQQQQQQNKDQQNKDQQNKDKKDQQDQKKDQQDQKKDDQQQEMNKKEQNQAQKKKEISKEDAEKILQALNNDEKNTQKKLTKKQPVKVSIEKEW
- a CDS encoding GNAT family N-acetyltransferase; its protein translation is MIQPIQTKRLLLRQITEKDARSMFELNEDPDVVRYTGNKGYRDLQEVLDFIHSYDQYEKYKVGRMTMIESSTGEYIGWCGLKFLEEINEIDIGYRLKKKYWGKGYATESSIAILDYGFLSLGLKRIVGRAIRDNVKSTHILKKLGMKFEKEFEEHGYICEQYVLTGPEWKEIRKSFSGKNE
- the rho gene encoding transcription termination factor Rho, which translates into the protein MYDILELNDKLVNELKEIARLMNIPNYDELRKQELIYKILDQQALNPTASNSIKEALGGKFGKTEKVEVKEHKEPRAAREPKEPKEPKEHKEHKEPREHKEPREHKEAKEAKAAPVVSNADTDDAGGRPKRKRVSPLTGETTIVKSAPVQLEPSVKIPPARQEPAPPPPAPVVSERTYEPEQRTYVPRNNDHDRSNFRPRRDIQNSAPTPEPPTELDSVIVAEGVLEIMPDGFGFLRSSDFNYLTSPDDVYVSQSQIKLFGLKTGDTVRGSVRPPREGEKYFPLTKVDFINGQDPAFVRDRVHFDFLTPLFPQEKLNLTGDRANYSTRIMDMFTPIGKGQRGLIVAQPKTGKTMLLKDVANVIAANHPEVYMIILLIDERPEEVTDMARNVKAEVVASTFDEPAERHVKIANIVLEKAKRMVECGHDVVILLDSITRLARAYNTVAPASGKVLSGGVEANALHKPKRFFGSARKIENGGSLTIIATALIDTGSRMDEVIFEEFKGTGNMELQLDRKLANKRIFPAIDLVASSTRREDMLLDKEMLQRMWILRNHLADMNPLEAMEFLLAQMRGTKSNEEFLVSMNG
- a CDS encoding tetratricopeptide repeat protein gives rise to the protein MEKRISTKLFIFFLLVGITAIVSPAFSAGKELDVYHQGNIAYQKSDYTSAINLYGELVRSGNISTELYFNLGNAYFKSDSLAKAILFYERAKKLSPDDEDIRVNLSIAALRVVDKIDPLPQIFYKRWLLGLATWISADSWSGIFLILLWLAFLSSMLYIFARTVMLKKISFILIFGFLFLAGGTFLIARESHAVNNLDLQGVVMASSAYIKSSPDEKGSDLFILHEGAKVDVFETMNGWQKIRTANGSVGWIAKSQLEII
- a CDS encoding VWA domain-containing protein → MIRFGHPEYLYALVILPLILLLFLWMAAWKRRAFRKFGEQALVNELSGNTSKAKPLVKLILFLMGLAMLIVAWANPQMGTRLEEVKREGVDIIIALDVSNSMRAEDIKPNRLERAKQAISRLIDKLENDRIGLIVFAGRAYVQLPITTDFAAAKLFLNTIETDMIPTQGTSIGSAIELAQQSFVGDDKKHKALIIITDGENHEDDPEAAAKKAAEEGITIHTIGFGSPDGAPIPVYNNGVQVDFFKDHDGNTVLTKLDEITLEKIASEGKGSYVRATNGNDGLETIMSQVGKMEKKSFGTKQFTDYEDRFQYFLGAGILFFLLEILVSSVKSRWIQRLNLFGEEKKKKENLKKGI
- a CDS encoding metallophosphoesterase family protein, which encodes MKKICLLSDTHAYLDQRIIDHVMECDEVWHAGDIGSMEVSEKLGKLKPLRAVYGNIDGQDLRSMHPEELFFDCEGMKIFITHIGGYPGAFVPKARKKIETLQPDIFICGHSHILKVIPDPKYKLLHMNPGAAGKHGFHKIRTLLKFSIDKGKIQNLQAVELGLRGSIDS